A stretch of Ascaphus truei isolate aAscTru1 unplaced genomic scaffold, aAscTru1.hap1 HAP1_SCAFFOLD_1132, whole genome shotgun sequence DNA encodes these proteins:
- the LOC142475285 gene encoding LOW QUALITY PROTEIN: endonuclease domain-containing 1 protein-like (The sequence of the model RefSeq protein was modified relative to this genomic sequence to represent the inferred CDS: deleted 1 base in 1 codon): protein MMVFCLLLAVALMNTALAKVSPSFSDCRGQFFASTPPQGFENLSNQNNVITPICQTYENYNNPFFASLYHKLNRTPLYSAYILDSRPGDTTGADQTFRLEPQLVDIRLPSEMMLQPQTESAVRSLGLPGVAADLIRQFQAVNSDYPGSNYHKGHLNPNADHPAGVGQKSTYTLTNVAPMYGSLNSGAWRSNEMSVRNMAAGCGRMYVVTGVVPGNNWISVNGAQRVNIPSYIWSAFCCLDNNNRPIRAEGSLAPNNANTVQSGMSIASLQRQLNALLGGANVTVFHNNCAETAQ from the exons ATGATGGTGTTTTGTCTCCTGCTAGCCGTGGCTCTTATGAACACAGCCTTGGCCAAGGTGAGCCCAAGCTTCAGTGACTGCCGTGGCCAGTTCTTCGCTAGCACCCCCCCACAAGGGTTTGAAAACCTCTCCAACCAGAACAATGTTATCACACCGATCTGTCAGACGTATGAGAACTACAACAATCCGTTCTTTGCTTCACTCTATCACAAGCtgaaccgaactcctttgtactcTGCGTACATCCTGGACAGCAGACCG GGGGACACGACTGGGGCAGATCAGACCTTCCGACTGGAGCCGCAG CTGGTGGACATCAGGCTCCCCAGCGAGATGATGCTGCAGCCGCAGACTGAGAGCGCCGTCCGAAGCCTGGGCCTTCCCGGAGTCGCTGCTGACCTCATCCGCCAGTTCCAAGCCGTGAACTCCGACTATCCCGGGAGCAACTACCACAAAGGTCACCTAAACCCCAACGCTGACCACCCTGCGGGAGTGGGACAGAAAAGCACCTACACCCTAACCAACGTGGCGCCGATGTACGGGTCACTGAACAGTGGCGCCTGGAGGAGCAATGAGATGAGCGTTCGGAACATGGCGGCTGGCTGCGGCAGGATGTACGTCGTCACTGGCGTTGTCCCTGGAAACAACTGGATCTCAGTAAACGGGGCGCAGCGCGTCAACATTCCCAGTTACATCTGGAGCGCCTTCTGCTGCCTAGACAACAACAACCGACCAATCAGAGCAGAAGGATCTCTGGCGCCAAATAATGCCAACACAGTCCAGTCCGGGATGAGCATCGCCAGCCTGCAGCGCCAGCTCAACGCATTACTGGGAGGCGCCAATGTCACGGTGTTCCACAACAACTGCGCCGAGACTGCGCAATAA